The nucleotide window TCTTTATTTTAATACAGCCTTCTGAAAACGGCAATGAAAATATTTTCACCAAGCATTTTCACATATATTTGTTCACATAAGGTCAAACTACATTAAACGCAAAGGGAGGTAGATATCATGGCAAAACCGGACGATCGTTCCGACAACCCGGAAAGAATTGAAAGAAATATTGGCCATACGATGCAAAATATGAATGAGGCAAAGGATTACGTAAAAGCCCACGTCGATGAAATGAGCGAAGAACAAAAGCAACAAATTGAAGAAAAGAACGAGCGCCGCGAAGAAAGTATCGAAGCGATGCGCGATGAAATCAAAGATGAAGCGCGCGACCAACGGCGCGATTAGAAAAACTTGACTTATCGCCAAGGATGGCGAAAGTCAAAGTCTTTTTGTATGAAAACACCCATTATTGGAGCAGCGCAAACTCATCAGTATAACCAACATATGTCATGATTATACTTTTTTGCGCCAAATTACTTGTTTTCATTATAGATGGTGGCGACATGCTCAATCGCCATGATGGTTTCTTATACTATCATTCGAACAATTTATACATTCTGATAGTGTTAAAAAATGTAAACGAACAGGCAAGTCCACGATGGCTTGCCTGTTTTCATTTCACAAATTATGCTACAATATTTCGCAAATAATATGGGAGGGAAATTCATGTCATCCCAACAGCACATGCAAATTAATCCGCGTCTCATTTCCATGCTGGCCGGCGAAGACGTGGCGACGATAAAAAACAAACCGACGTTAACGATGCTCCCTGGGGTTTATGGAAAACTTATCCACAAACACAAACGCCACATTCAAAA belongs to Salicibibacter cibi and includes:
- the tlp gene encoding small acid-soluble spore protein Tlp, which gives rise to MAKPDDRSDNPERIERNIGHTMQNMNEAKDYVKAHVDEMSEEQKQQIEEKNERREESIEAMRDEIKDEARDQRRD